A window of Corallococcus macrosporus DSM 14697 contains these coding sequences:
- a CDS encoding RNase H family protein, whose product MEHRPTLVFTDGACSGNPGPGGWGSIIVTPDGQVTELGGHEPETTNNRMELTAVGKALRHLERTPGPIHIHTDSTYVIQGATKWAFGWSRRGWKTAEGGEVANAIYWKRLMALLAQRKEHHAAEAAAVAWFYIRGHVGVPGNERVDAIAVACSKGRDARLYTGPLQGYGVAVHDLPEDMSLPPEKPREQREASSSKAWSYLSQVGGSVKRHATWAACERRVKGVSGARFKKTKSALDEAKVLEDWGFKGQDVPSED is encoded by the coding sequence ATGGAGCACCGCCCGACCCTCGTCTTCACTGATGGCGCCTGTTCAGGAAACCCCGGCCCGGGTGGCTGGGGGAGCATCATCGTCACGCCCGACGGGCAGGTGACGGAGCTGGGCGGCCACGAGCCGGAGACCACCAACAACCGGATGGAGCTGACGGCCGTGGGCAAGGCCCTGCGCCACCTGGAGCGCACGCCGGGCCCCATCCACATCCACACGGACTCCACCTATGTGATTCAGGGCGCCACGAAGTGGGCCTTCGGCTGGAGCCGGCGCGGGTGGAAGACGGCCGAGGGCGGCGAGGTGGCCAACGCCATCTATTGGAAGCGGCTGATGGCGCTCCTGGCGCAGCGCAAGGAGCACCACGCCGCCGAGGCCGCCGCCGTGGCGTGGTTCTACATCCGGGGCCACGTGGGCGTGCCCGGCAACGAGCGCGTGGACGCCATCGCCGTGGCCTGTTCGAAGGGGCGCGACGCGCGGCTCTACACCGGCCCGCTCCAGGGCTACGGCGTGGCGGTGCACGACCTGCCGGAGGACATGTCGCTCCCCCCAGAGAAGCCCAGGGAGCAGCGCGAGGCCTCCTCGTCCAAGGCCTGGTCGTACCTGAGCCAGGTGGGCGGCTCCGTGAAGCGCCACGCCACCTGGGCCGCGTGCGAGCGCCGGGTGAAAGGGGTGTCCGGCGCCCGGTTCAAGAAGACAAAGAGCGCGCTGGATGAAGCCAAAGTGCTGGAGGACTGGGGCTTCAAGGGTCAGGACGTCCCGTCCGAAGACTAG
- a CDS encoding DsbA family oxidoreductase: protein MAQSDMPVRLDVWSDYVCPFCYLELPVLEQLQARLGAALDIRWRAFELRPAPARMLAPLNEPPRPAWSRAVYPMAKQRGLTLKPPPVQSRSRLALEAAEFAKDAGAFSRFHEALFRAFFQDGRDIGDPRVLGELARDAGLDRESMTRALEAGRYTARVLADEEEAHRLGIRGVPAMRLAGAGPVLLLSGAQPEEAVRAAFTRVQPGPTLSAMH, encoded by the coding sequence ATGGCCCAATCGGACATGCCGGTCCGCCTCGACGTCTGGAGCGATTACGTCTGCCCCTTCTGCTACCTGGAGCTCCCCGTCCTCGAGCAACTGCAGGCCCGGCTGGGGGCGGCGCTCGACATCCGCTGGCGCGCCTTCGAGCTGCGCCCGGCCCCCGCGCGGATGCTTGCTCCACTGAATGAGCCCCCACGGCCGGCCTGGTCCCGCGCTGTCTACCCGATGGCCAAGCAGCGGGGCCTGACGCTGAAGCCACCGCCGGTGCAGTCCCGGAGCCGCCTGGCGCTCGAAGCCGCCGAGTTCGCCAAGGACGCGGGGGCCTTCTCGCGCTTTCATGAGGCCCTGTTCCGCGCCTTCTTCCAGGACGGCCGGGACATCGGGGACCCACGCGTGCTGGGAGAGCTGGCGCGGGACGCGGGCCTGGACCGCGAGTCCATGACGCGCGCGCTGGAGGCGGGCCGGTACACCGCGCGCGTGCTCGCCGACGAGGAAGAGGCCCACCGCCTGGGCATCCGCGGCGTCCCGGCCATGCGGCTCGCGGGGGCAGGGCCCGTGCTGCTGCTGAGCGGCGCCCAGCCGGAGGAAGCCGTTCGCGCCGCCTTCACGCGCGTACAGCCAGGGCCCACCCTGAGTGCCATGCACTGA
- the scpA gene encoding methylmalonyl-CoA mutase, which translates to MRTQVPDFSGIDFDAPETHAAAPARDQQLRQAGEATRNAERWDTPEGIPVKPVYTREDLEGVEHLGSLPGLPPFVRGPYSTMYVQQPWTVRQYAGFSTAEASNAFYRRNLAAGQKGLSIAFDLATHRGYDSDHPRVAGDVGMAGVAIDSIKDMRILFDRIPLDQMSVSMTMNGAVLPVLALYVVAAEEQGVRPEQLSGTIQNDILKEFMVRNTYIYPPGPSMRIIGDIFRFTAEKMPRFNSISISGYHMQEAGATQDLELGYTLADGVEYVRAGLAAGLGVDAFAPRLSFFWAIGMNFFMEVAKMRAARLLWAKLIKGFSPKTDKSLALRTHSQTSGWSLTAQDVFNNVVRTCVEAMAATQGHTQSLHTNSLDEAIALPTDFSARIARNTQLYLQLESGTTRVIDPWGGSYYVERLTHELARKAWAHIQEVEALGGMTKAIEAGLPKLRIEEAAARTQARIDSGRQAIIGVNKYPPEREDSIEILKVDNSAVREAQIARLRELRAERDAEDVRRKLDALTEAGRRGEGNLLALAIDAARAKATVGEISDALEKVFGRYEATVRSVTGVYSSEAGKDATGIIDARAKADAFLARFGRRPRILIAKMGQDGHDRGQKVIATAFADLGFDVDIGPLFQTPEESARQAVENDVHVVGASSLAAGHLTLVPQLKQALKALGREDIMVVVGGVIPAQDYDALRAAGAAAIFGPGTVISKAAIELLDKLAASLEEEA; encoded by the coding sequence ATGCGCACCCAGGTACCGGACTTCTCGGGCATCGACTTCGACGCCCCCGAAACGCACGCCGCCGCGCCCGCGCGCGACCAGCAGCTTCGCCAGGCCGGCGAGGCGACGCGCAACGCCGAGCGCTGGGACACGCCCGAGGGCATCCCCGTCAAGCCGGTGTACACGCGCGAGGATTTGGAGGGCGTGGAGCACCTGGGCTCGCTGCCGGGCCTGCCGCCCTTCGTGCGCGGCCCCTACTCCACCATGTACGTGCAGCAGCCATGGACGGTGCGGCAGTACGCCGGCTTCTCCACGGCCGAGGCCTCCAACGCCTTCTACCGCCGCAACCTCGCGGCCGGACAGAAGGGCCTGTCCATCGCCTTCGACCTCGCGACGCACCGGGGCTACGACAGCGACCACCCCCGCGTGGCGGGGGACGTGGGCATGGCGGGCGTGGCCATCGACTCCATCAAGGACATGCGCATCCTGTTCGACCGGATTCCGCTCGACCAGATGAGCGTGTCCATGACGATGAACGGGGCCGTGCTCCCGGTGCTGGCGCTCTACGTGGTCGCCGCCGAGGAGCAGGGCGTGCGCCCCGAGCAGCTCAGCGGGACCATCCAGAACGACATCCTCAAGGAGTTCATGGTCCGCAACACGTACATCTACCCGCCCGGCCCGTCGATGCGCATCATCGGCGACATCTTCCGCTTCACCGCGGAGAAGATGCCGCGCTTCAACAGCATCAGCATCAGCGGCTACCACATGCAGGAGGCCGGGGCGACGCAGGACCTGGAGCTGGGCTACACGCTGGCGGACGGCGTGGAGTACGTGCGCGCGGGGCTCGCGGCGGGCCTGGGCGTGGACGCCTTCGCGCCGCGCCTGTCCTTCTTCTGGGCCATTGGCATGAACTTCTTCATGGAAGTGGCCAAGATGCGCGCCGCCCGGCTGCTGTGGGCGAAGCTCATCAAGGGCTTCTCCCCCAAGACGGACAAGAGCCTGGCGCTGCGCACCCACAGCCAGACGTCCGGCTGGAGCCTCACCGCGCAGGACGTCTTCAACAACGTGGTGCGCACCTGCGTGGAGGCCATGGCCGCCACCCAGGGCCACACGCAGAGCCTGCACACCAACTCGCTGGACGAGGCCATCGCGCTGCCCACCGACTTCAGCGCGCGCATCGCCCGCAACACCCAGCTCTACCTCCAGTTGGAGAGCGGCACCACGCGCGTCATCGACCCGTGGGGCGGCAGCTACTACGTGGAGCGCCTGACGCACGAGCTGGCGCGCAAGGCCTGGGCCCACATCCAGGAGGTGGAGGCGCTGGGCGGCATGACGAAGGCCATTGAGGCCGGCCTGCCCAAGCTGCGCATCGAGGAGGCGGCGGCGCGCACCCAGGCGCGCATCGACTCCGGCCGCCAGGCCATCATCGGCGTGAACAAGTACCCGCCCGAGCGCGAGGACTCCATCGAGATTCTCAAGGTGGACAACTCCGCGGTGCGCGAGGCGCAGATTGCGCGCCTGCGCGAGCTGCGCGCCGAGCGCGACGCGGAGGACGTGCGCCGCAAGCTGGACGCGCTCACCGAGGCGGGCCGGCGCGGCGAGGGCAACCTGCTGGCGCTGGCCATCGACGCGGCCCGCGCCAAGGCGACGGTGGGCGAAATCAGCGACGCGCTCGAGAAGGTGTTCGGGCGCTACGAGGCCACGGTGCGCAGCGTGACGGGTGTGTATTCCAGCGAAGCGGGCAAGGACGCCACGGGCATCATCGACGCGCGCGCGAAGGCGGACGCGTTCCTGGCGCGCTTCGGCCGCCGGCCGCGCATCCTCATCGCGAAGATGGGCCAGGACGGCCATGACCGCGGCCAGAAGGTCATCGCCACCGCGTTCGCGGACCTGGGCTTCGACGTGGACATCGGCCCGCTGTTCCAGACGCCCGAGGAGTCCGCGCGCCAGGCCGTGGAGAACGACGTGCACGTGGTGGGCGCCAGCTCGCTCGCCGCGGGCCACCTGACGCTGGTGCCGCAGCTCAAGCAGGCCCTCAAGGCGCTGGGCCGCGAGGACATCATGGTCGTCGTGGGCGGCGTCATCCCCGCGCAGGACTACGACGCGCTGCGCGCCGCGGGCGCCGCGGCCATCTTCGGCCCCGGCACGGTCATCTCCAAGGCGGCCATCGAGCTGCTCGACAAGCTGGCCGCGTCGCTGGAGGAAGAGGCGTGA
- a CDS encoding methylmalonyl-CoA mutase family protein — protein MAQEPLHIASEFPAPSVEDWRRLVDKDLKGKPFSALQSPLEGGLSLQPLYTQQDAAAAPPAPPGVAPYLRGTQALGLTEGGWMVCQEYSEPDVARAAEAIRTDLDRGAWGVWLHLGDARGIPAPDAAALRRLLAHAPLDTTPVHLEPESDPLASASHLLDVAAQTGVARAALRGSLGVDPLGSLARTGALPGGLDATLAQAAPLVTSLRESAPGLRVLLVSTRAYADAGATSVHELAWAIATGIAYLRGLERAGVSPDVAARSIQFAMSVGGQFFPEIARLRAARLLWSKAVAACGGSPEAQAMVLHARTASTTKTQRDPWVNILRATAESFAAVVGGADSVSTAPFDEPLGTPDASARRLARNTQLILRDESSLNRVADPAGGSYYLEQLTQDLARAAWAELRRIEALGGMEQALTSGDVTRVLTETRAAREKAVRTRKLPIVGVSEFPHLGEAPVQRESRAAATTPAASGPLPLRPVRVAESFEALRDASDRHVTANGARPKAFLASLGTVAEHTTRSTWAANVLAAGGIEPADAHGFADVADAAERFAASGATLAVISGPDALYPEWVPALTAALKAKGARAVAVAGRPGDHEAAFRAAGVDAFLFAGADLFALLSSLHQQLGVA, from the coding sequence ATGGCTCAAGAGCCTCTCCACATCGCCTCGGAGTTCCCGGCCCCATCGGTGGAAGACTGGCGCCGGCTGGTGGACAAGGACTTGAAGGGCAAGCCCTTCTCCGCGCTCCAATCGCCGCTGGAAGGCGGCCTGTCGCTCCAGCCGCTGTACACGCAGCAGGACGCCGCCGCCGCGCCGCCCGCACCTCCGGGCGTGGCCCCCTACCTGCGAGGCACCCAGGCCCTGGGCCTCACCGAGGGTGGGTGGATGGTGTGCCAGGAGTACAGCGAGCCGGACGTGGCGCGGGCCGCCGAGGCCATCCGCACGGACCTGGACCGGGGCGCCTGGGGGGTGTGGCTGCACCTGGGCGACGCGCGCGGCATCCCCGCGCCGGATGCGGCGGCCCTGCGGCGGCTGCTCGCCCACGCGCCGCTCGACACGACGCCGGTGCACCTGGAGCCCGAGTCCGACCCGCTGGCCTCCGCCTCGCACCTGCTCGACGTCGCGGCGCAGACGGGCGTGGCCCGCGCGGCGCTGAGGGGCAGCCTTGGCGTGGACCCGCTCGGCAGCCTGGCTCGCACGGGCGCGCTGCCCGGGGGGTTGGACGCGACGCTGGCCCAGGCCGCGCCCCTGGTCACCTCACTGCGTGAGTCCGCGCCCGGCCTCCGGGTGCTGCTGGTGTCCACGCGAGCCTACGCGGACGCGGGGGCCACGTCGGTGCACGAGCTGGCCTGGGCCATCGCCACGGGCATCGCGTACCTGCGCGGCCTGGAGCGCGCGGGCGTCTCCCCCGACGTCGCGGCGCGCTCCATCCAGTTCGCGATGTCCGTGGGTGGACAGTTCTTCCCGGAGATTGCCCGGCTGCGCGCGGCGCGGCTCCTCTGGTCCAAGGCCGTGGCGGCGTGCGGCGGCTCGCCGGAGGCCCAGGCCATGGTGCTGCACGCGCGCACCGCCAGCACCACCAAGACGCAGCGCGACCCGTGGGTGAACATCCTCCGCGCCACCGCGGAGTCCTTCGCCGCCGTCGTCGGCGGCGCGGACAGCGTCAGCACCGCGCCCTTCGACGAACCCCTGGGCACGCCGGACGCGTCCGCCCGCCGGCTGGCGCGCAACACGCAGCTCATCCTGCGGGACGAGTCGAGCCTCAACCGCGTCGCCGACCCCGCCGGTGGCAGCTACTACCTGGAGCAGCTCACGCAGGACCTCGCCCGCGCGGCGTGGGCGGAGCTGCGGCGCATCGAGGCGCTGGGCGGCATGGAGCAGGCGCTCACGAGCGGCGACGTCACGCGCGTGCTCACGGAGACGCGCGCGGCGCGCGAGAAGGCCGTGCGCACCCGCAAGCTGCCCATCGTCGGCGTGAGCGAGTTCCCCCACCTGGGTGAAGCGCCCGTCCAGCGCGAGTCCCGCGCCGCCGCCACCACGCCCGCGGCGTCGGGCCCCTTGCCCCTGCGTCCGGTGCGGGTGGCCGAGTCCTTCGAGGCGCTGCGCGACGCGAGCGACCGCCACGTCACGGCGAACGGCGCGCGCCCCAAGGCCTTCCTGGCCAGCCTGGGCACGGTGGCCGAGCACACCACCCGCTCCACCTGGGCGGCCAACGTCCTGGCCGCGGGCGGCATCGAGCCCGCGGACGCGCACGGCTTCGCGGACGTCGCGGACGCGGCGGAGCGCTTCGCTGCATCCGGTGCGACGCTCGCCGTCATCTCCGGGCCGGACGCGCTGTACCCTGAATGGGTGCCCGCGTTGACGGCGGCGCTCAAGGCGAAGGGCGCGCGCGCGGTGGCCGTGGCGGGGCGTCCCGGTGACCACGAGGCCGCCTTCCGCGCGGCCGGCGTGGACGCCTTCCTCTTCGCGGGCGCGGACCTGTTCGCGCTCCTGTCCTCACTGCACCAGCAGCTCGGAGTGGCCTGA
- a CDS encoding NAD(P)H-dependent flavin oxidoreductase: protein MSQGRPNKAIQKLGIQHPIIQGPFGGGNSTERLAAAVSNLGGLGSYGAHQLPPEELGRVAQRIRALTDRPFALNLWVSDHDVGGDALSPEAFDRAYQLFEPYYRELGVEKPAMPERFHHRFEDQVEALLEARPPVFSFVFGVPSAAILAECRRRGILTSGAATTLAEAEALDAAGVDLIVATGFEAGGHRPSFLARAEDSLMGTMALTPLVADRVKAPVIAAGGLADGRGIRAVLTLGAQAAQLGTAFLVCEESGTTDAHRELLFSDRAKQTTLTRAFTGRLARGLRNRWTEEMAARQTAFAPYPIQSWFLSKLKPAAVQAGRTDLVSLWAGQAAPNLRHRTVPTLMEALIKELSAA from the coding sequence ATGAGCCAGGGCCGTCCGAACAAAGCCATCCAGAAGCTGGGCATCCAACACCCCATCATCCAGGGGCCCTTCGGAGGCGGAAACTCCACCGAGCGCCTCGCGGCGGCGGTGTCCAACCTCGGAGGCCTGGGCTCCTATGGGGCCCATCAACTGCCCCCGGAAGAGCTTGGCCGCGTGGCGCAGCGAATCCGGGCGCTGACGGACAGGCCCTTCGCGCTGAACCTCTGGGTGTCGGACCACGACGTGGGTGGAGACGCGCTCAGCCCGGAGGCGTTCGACCGCGCCTATCAACTCTTCGAGCCGTACTACCGTGAGCTCGGCGTGGAGAAGCCCGCCATGCCCGAGCGCTTCCACCACCGCTTCGAGGACCAGGTGGAGGCGCTGCTCGAAGCCCGTCCGCCCGTCTTCAGCTTCGTGTTCGGCGTGCCCTCCGCGGCCATCCTGGCGGAGTGCCGGCGCCGGGGCATCCTCACCTCCGGCGCGGCCACCACGCTGGCGGAAGCAGAGGCGCTGGACGCGGCGGGCGTGGACCTCATCGTGGCCACGGGCTTCGAGGCGGGCGGGCACCGGCCGTCCTTCCTCGCGCGCGCCGAGGATTCGCTGATGGGGACCATGGCCCTCACGCCGCTCGTCGCCGACCGGGTGAAGGCGCCCGTCATCGCGGCGGGTGGCCTGGCGGATGGCCGGGGCATCCGCGCCGTGCTCACGCTGGGCGCCCAGGCCGCGCAACTGGGAACGGCGTTCCTCGTCTGCGAGGAATCAGGCACGACGGATGCCCACCGCGAGCTGCTCTTCAGCGACCGCGCGAAGCAGACCACCTTGACGCGCGCCTTCACGGGCCGGCTGGCGCGAGGCCTGCGCAATCGCTGGACGGAGGAGATGGCCGCTCGACAGACAGCGTTCGCCCCCTACCCCATCCAGAGCTGGTTCCTGTCGAAGCTCAAGCCCGCGGCCGTCCAGGCGGGCCGCACGGACCTCGTCTCGCTCTGGGCAGGACAGGCCGCCCCCAACCTGCGGCACCGGACCGTGCCCACCCTGATGGAAGCCCTCATCAAGGAGCTCTCGGCCGCCTGA
- a CDS encoding DUF488 domain-containing protein: protein MPLKTKRWCVPSEPDDGFRVLVCRYRPRGLPKAKETWDVWQSNLAPSPELFDAFYGKGRTPITLDAYREQYIQEMASQREAIAALASRVRQGETVTLLCSKDCILEQVCHRTILAELIEAEGASNASA from the coding sequence ATGCCGCTCAAAACCAAACGGTGGTGTGTGCCTTCGGAGCCGGACGACGGCTTCCGTGTCCTGGTCTGCCGATACCGCCCCCGAGGTCTGCCCAAGGCCAAGGAAACCTGGGATGTGTGGCAAAGCAACCTGGCGCCCAGCCCGGAGCTCTTCGACGCCTTCTATGGAAAGGGCCGAACGCCCATCACCCTGGACGCCTACCGAGAGCAGTACATCCAGGAGATGGCGTCCCAGCGCGAAGCCATCGCCGCGCTCGCCAGCCGGGTGCGACAAGGCGAGACGGTGACGCTCCTTTGTTCAAAAGACTGCATCCTCGAACAGGTCTGCCACCGCACCATCCTGGCCGAGCTCATCGAGGCCGAGGGCGCCAGCAATGCATCAGCGTAA
- a CDS encoding ABC transporter permease, with translation MTMTLGQDLRFALRRLRGSPTFTLVAVATLALGIGANIAIFSVVHAVLLRPLPMHDDARLVRVYSQRQQGPGATSVLDFMDLREQGRTLEGLSAVTSVAVTLAADSADTSPEKVQATLVTGDFFPMLGARVQMGRALRPDDVRPGAPKVAVISHGLWQRRFGGSAEVLGRSVDVGAPEPLTVVGVMAPGFDFPSGSELWNPLLWDEGMTKPEGRGAHWLEVYGRLRPGVSLASARTELSAIAGRLAEQHPQTNEGKGARVEPLRDVLVGEVRPSLLMMLGAVGLVLLIACANLTHLLLARAASREGEVSVRIALGASRGRIARELLVECGVLAGLGAAVGLLVAMWAVDALVAWGPRDIPRIEEVSLDGSVLAFTAGLAGLTMLLFGLVPALQAGRLDLVRGLRRVVGGGGGGAPGHRTRSVLIVAETALAVLLLVCAGLLLRSFVHLQRAEPGFDPEGVLTVKVELPPRHYGFGTAAPAAFYDALLERLRALPGVVQVGAVTGLPLDGARWTVPVKDPVRPVPEGTEPWRASVRIVTPGALEALRVKVLQGRGITASDQGAGGRAVLVNAEAARRFWPGEDPLGRTLDTGMDWGSGAMGGRVVGVVEDMALEGLGAPALPEVYVPYAQGRSTSMVVLLRTTGAPLDLAPAARAELRALDASLALGSVRTLASVVERTMAPLRFYVLLAGTFAAVAVVLAAVGLYGVVAYAVLQRTRELGIRMALGAREEQVLGMVLGRYLGLTACGLVIGLGLAVAASRGLMHLLSGVRPTDPVTYGLVAAVLGAVAFLAVLLPARRAARVSPAVALRAD, from the coding sequence ATGACGATGACCCTGGGCCAGGACCTCCGCTTCGCGCTGCGCAGGCTGCGTGGCAGTCCCACCTTCACGCTGGTCGCGGTGGCCACGCTGGCGCTGGGCATTGGCGCCAACATCGCCATCTTCAGCGTGGTGCACGCCGTGCTGCTGCGGCCGCTGCCCATGCATGACGATGCGCGGCTGGTCCGCGTGTACAGCCAGCGGCAGCAGGGGCCGGGGGCCACGTCCGTGCTGGACTTCATGGACCTGCGCGAGCAGGGCCGCACGCTGGAGGGCCTGTCCGCGGTGACGTCCGTGGCGGTGACGCTGGCGGCGGACAGCGCGGACACCTCGCCGGAGAAGGTCCAGGCGACGCTGGTGACGGGCGACTTCTTCCCGATGCTGGGCGCGCGCGTGCAAATGGGGCGCGCGTTGCGACCGGACGACGTCCGGCCCGGCGCGCCGAAGGTGGCGGTGATTTCCCATGGCCTGTGGCAGCGGCGCTTCGGCGGAAGCGCCGAGGTCCTGGGCCGTTCGGTGGACGTGGGTGCTCCGGAGCCGTTGACGGTGGTGGGGGTGATGGCGCCGGGGTTCGACTTCCCCTCCGGTTCGGAGCTGTGGAACCCGCTCCTCTGGGATGAGGGCATGACGAAGCCGGAGGGGCGAGGGGCGCACTGGCTGGAGGTGTACGGCAGGCTCCGCCCGGGCGTGTCCCTGGCGTCGGCGCGCACCGAGCTGTCCGCCATCGCGGGCCGTCTGGCGGAGCAGCATCCCCAGACGAATGAAGGCAAGGGCGCGCGGGTGGAGCCGCTGCGCGACGTGCTGGTGGGCGAGGTCCGTCCGTCGCTCCTGATGATGCTGGGCGCGGTGGGGCTGGTGCTGCTCATCGCGTGCGCGAACCTCACGCATCTGCTCCTGGCGCGAGCGGCCTCCCGGGAGGGCGAGGTCTCGGTGCGCATCGCGCTGGGAGCCAGCCGTGGCCGCATTGCCCGTGAGCTGCTGGTGGAGTGCGGGGTGCTCGCTGGCCTGGGCGCGGCGGTGGGGCTGCTGGTGGCGATGTGGGCGGTGGATGCGCTGGTCGCGTGGGGGCCTCGGGACATTCCTCGCATCGAGGAGGTGTCGCTGGATGGCTCCGTGCTGGCCTTCACCGCGGGGCTGGCCGGATTGACGATGCTGTTGTTCGGGCTGGTGCCGGCGCTCCAGGCCGGGCGCCTGGACCTGGTTCGTGGCTTGCGGCGGGTGGTGGGCGGCGGCGGTGGCGGCGCGCCGGGACACCGGACGCGTTCAGTCCTCATCGTGGCGGAGACGGCGCTGGCGGTGCTGTTGCTGGTGTGCGCGGGGTTGCTGCTGCGCAGCTTCGTGCACCTGCAACGCGCCGAGCCGGGCTTCGACCCCGAGGGGGTGTTGACGGTGAAGGTGGAGCTGCCGCCCCGGCACTATGGCTTCGGCACCGCCGCGCCCGCGGCGTTCTATGACGCGCTGCTGGAGCGGCTGCGCGCCCTGCCCGGCGTGGTGCAGGTGGGCGCCGTGACGGGCCTTCCGTTGGATGGCGCCCGGTGGACGGTGCCGGTGAAGGATCCGGTGCGGCCCGTCCCAGAGGGCACGGAGCCCTGGCGGGCCAGCGTCCGCATCGTGACGCCGGGCGCGCTGGAGGCCCTGCGTGTGAAGGTGCTCCAGGGCCGGGGCATCACCGCGTCGGACCAGGGCGCGGGTGGGCGCGCGGTGCTCGTCAACGCGGAGGCGGCGCGCCGCTTCTGGCCCGGTGAGGACCCGTTGGGCCGCACCTTGGACACCGGCATGGACTGGGGCAGCGGGGCCATGGGCGGGCGCGTGGTGGGCGTGGTGGAGGACATGGCGCTGGAAGGGCTTGGCGCCCCGGCCTTGCCGGAGGTGTACGTGCCCTACGCGCAGGGGCGCTCCACGAGCATGGTGGTGCTGTTGCGGACGACGGGCGCGCCGCTCGACCTGGCGCCCGCGGCTCGCGCGGAGCTCCGGGCCCTGGACGCGAGCCTGGCGCTCGGCAGTGTCCGCACGCTGGCCTCGGTGGTGGAGCGCACGATGGCGCCGCTGCGCTTCTACGTGCTGCTGGCGGGGACGTTCGCGGCGGTGGCGGTGGTGCTGGCGGCCGTGGGGCTCTACGGCGTCGTGGCCTACGCGGTGCTTCAGCGCACCCGCGAGCTGGGCATCCGCATGGCGTTGGGGGCTCGCGAGGAGCAGGTGCTGGGGATGGTGCTGGGCCGCTACCTGGGGCTCACGGCCTGTGGGCTCGTCATCGGGCTGGGGCTGGCGGTGGCCGCCAGCCGCGGGCTCATGCACCTGCTGAGCGGGGTTCGGCCCACGGACCCGGTGACGTATGGGCTGGTGGCGGCGGTGCTGGGCGCGGTGGCCTTCCTGGCGGTGCTGCTGCCCGCTCGCCGTGCCGCGCGTGTCTCCCCCGCGGTGGCGCTGCGGGCGGACTGA
- a CDS encoding FBP domain-containing protein — MFRFENDRALIESFRPRDRRVIEMPDGITFPLFVRDYLAWTETSGARVYLIFSAPGSRKPIGIIFRRDSLGGEPVTRMCEWCHSYGSAHEVCLLTTAVDSKRRVGVNLCADLRCKEKLEDAADRSGRHPLEFLGKLNERMFRFAHEALGIEAQPAA, encoded by the coding sequence GTGTTCCGATTCGAAAACGACCGGGCGCTCATCGAGTCCTTCCGCCCGAGAGACCGACGCGTCATCGAGATGCCCGACGGCATCACCTTCCCGCTCTTCGTCCGGGACTACCTCGCCTGGACGGAGACGTCGGGCGCGCGCGTGTACCTCATCTTCTCCGCGCCGGGCAGCCGCAAGCCCATTGGCATCATCTTCCGCCGGGACTCGCTGGGCGGAGAGCCCGTCACCCGCATGTGCGAGTGGTGTCACAGCTACGGCTCCGCACATGAGGTGTGCCTGCTCACCACCGCCGTGGACAGCAAACGGCGCGTGGGAGTGAACCTCTGCGCCGACCTGCGGTGCAAGGAGAAGCTGGAGGACGCGGCGGACCGCTCCGGCCGGCACCCGCTCGAATTTCTCGGAAAGCTCAATGAACGAATGTTTCGTTTCGCGCATGAGGCCTTGGGCATTGAAGCGCAGCCCGCCGCTTGA